DNA sequence from the Geobacter sp. AOG2 genome:
TAAGGCACCCGGCAAGATTGAGGGATTCGGCAAGGAATGGGCTCACAAGACTTGTAAGGGATGCCATTCCGAGATGAAAAAAGGGCCGACCTCTTGCAAAGATTGTCACAAGAAGTAAACACTCGACAGTAACTCCAGATACAGCAAGGGAAAAGGTGGCGCTCAGGCGTCACCTTTTTTGTTAACATCCTTAAATATAACGCATATTTTGTTTTAAAGTAGACTCTTGACAAATTAATTCGTTATGAAATAATTGGTCTATAAATAAATTGACAACGAAGACCCATGACAATGGCAACCGGCAGCAAAAAAACATTTTTTTTCAGGATAAGTGAGTTTCAGACCTTCTACCTGAGCTTCACGACGATCTTCCTTTGTACCGGCTTTTTCTATAACTTCGTGTTTTTCCGCCTGTTCAACATTCGGGCCGAGTTATTTTTTACGCTTCAGGATTATCTCGCTTCCAGTATTGAAAAGGTCTATCTGATCGTAGTTGCCATTCTTCTCGCCTCTGGCGGCAGCCATGTGATCAGATATTTGTTAAAGGAACAAAAAAAACTCTTGGGACATCGCCTGTTCCAGGGGTTTCTTTACTTGTTCCCTTTGCTCCTCTTTGTCGCAGGGCTTATTGTTATCATGAAGCTTGATAACCCGACCGGCTATTATCTTCTATCCTTCTCCGTCTATATTACCTGCGACTATCTATTGTTCAAAATAATCTTCAAAGGCAATCACGAATCCTACTCAAGATTTTTTATTCTGACGGTACTGCTGCTTTACCTCCTTCTTATCGGATCAACTATAATTATAGATCGGGATGCCGTGTATAAAGAACCCCTTAATGAGTTAAAACGCTATAGAATCAGTTTTTCTGACAGAGTCCATTTAAAACAGGCACCGTTAGTTCTTCTTGAGGCAAATAGCAGTTATTATTTCTTCTACGATAAACAAACACGGCAGTCTATTGTCATGAGAAAAGAGATGATCGATTATGTTGAGAATATACATTGATTTGATACTTTAAATATGGTCCTTTTTTTGTCTTCTACAACCGGACAGGTTTTAATTATAATGGAAAGGTACACGTGATTACTACCAGGACATAATAACGAGCTCTAAAGGAGGTCCATTATGAGAAAGTCAAGAGTAGTGCAATTCGGCGTGGCAGGATTCATTTCATTACTTATGTTGTTTTCTCTGGCCACCCTGGGGTGCAGCGAGAACAAGGCAAAGACCCAATTCATTGGATTCCCCCAATCGTTTGCCGATCTTGCCGAGAAGGTGAAGCCCGCCGTAGTAAACATCAGCACCACCTCCACCATCACCGTTCCCGGCAACCCGTTTCACCAGTTTTTCGGACCGAACCAGGGGGGGCAGAATGACCCGTTCGGTGATTTTTTCAACCATTTTTTTGATCAGACGCCGAACCGGAAGATGAAACAACAGAGTCTCGGTTCCGGCTTCATCATCAACAAAGACGGCTACATTATCACTAATAACCATGTGGTGAATAACGCCGATGAAATCAAGGTCAAACTTTCAGACGGCAGGGAATTCAAGGCCAAGGTTATTGGTCGTGACAGTAAGACCGACCTTGCGTTGATAAAAATATCTTCAACCTTCGAGAACTTGCCGGTCCTGGCCCTCGGTGATTCGGAAAAGATGCGGGTCGGCGACTGGGTGATTGCGGTCGGGAACCCGTTCGGCCTGGAACAGACGGTCACCCAGGGGATCATCAGCGCCACCGGCCGGACGATCGGTTCCGGTCCCTATGACGATTTTCTCCAGACAGACGCACCGATCAATCCGGGGAACAGCGGCGGGCCGCTCGTCAATCTCAAGGGCGAGGTCATCGGCATCAACACCGCCATAATCCCCGGCGGCCAGGGGATCGGTTTTGCCATACCGAGCGCGCTTGCTAAAACCATCACAGCCCAACTTAAAGAGAAGGGCAAAGTGGTGCGCGGCTGGATCGGGGTGACGATCCAAAATGTCACCCCCGAGTTGGCCCAATCCTTTGGCATGAAAGAGGCGAAGGGCGCCCTGGTGGGAGATGTCGTCAAGGGCGGTCCAGCAGAAAAGGGCGGAATAAGGACCGGTGACATTATTGTCACCTTTGACGGGAAGAACGTCAAAACCTCCAACGATCTGCCCCGTCTCGTTGCCGAAACGGCGGTGGGCAAAAGTGTTGACATCACGGTCATTCGTGAGGGCAAGGAGGTGCATGCCTCCGTCAAGGTGGAAGAATTGACCGAGGAAAAGGTCGCCGCCCAGTCCAGTGCCCCGGTACAGAGTTTCGGTATGAAGGTTGACAACATTACGCCTCAGATCCGTCAGCAACTGGGAACTACCGAAAAAACAGGGGTTGTTGTGGTGAGTGTGGAGCAGGGCAGCTTGGCCGATGAGGCCGGGATCCAACAAGGCGACGTCATTAAACAGGTAAACCGGAAGAACGTCGGGAACGTGGCGGATTACAATACCGCACTTGGCAAGAGTGGCGCGGGACAGCCGGTGCTGCTGCTGGTAAAACGGGGAAAACAAACCTTCTTCGTTACCATGGAAAGGCAATGACGTTTGATAACACAGTCCGTTCCTGAGACAATCGCCATAGGGAACAAAAATGGTACGGGATACATGTTATCATCTGTTTTGAGGAGCATGTCAAATGCCACCGTCTCGCCATGAATAGCGGCTGCATATCGTGATCATGAGACGAAAAAGGAACGGCAATGAGTGACATTCTGGAAAGAAGGGAGTATGGGCCTTTCGTATTGGCCCTACTCTCTTTTCTCACCGGCATCATTGCCGGTTGCGGAGCATTCCTGTTTCGATCTTTGATTGCTTGTTTTCATAATCTGTTTTTTTACGGCACGTTTTCATTTTCTTATGATGCCAATATCCATATGGCCCCAAGCCCTTGGGGAGCACTTATAATTTTCGTTCCGGTTATCGGTGCTGTCATTGTCGTATATTTGGTCAGGAATTTTGCTCCAGAAGCAAAGGGACATGGGGTCCCTGAGGTGATGGATGCAATCTACTACAATAGTGGAGTCATCCGGCCCATGGTTGCAGTCGTGAAATCGCTTGCTTCCGCCATTTCAATAGGCAGTGGCGGTTCTGTGGGGCGGGAGGGTCCGATTGCCCAGATAGGGTCAGCCTTTGGATCCACACTTGGACAAATGCTGCGGGTCAGTCTTTGGCAATGTAACGTCCTTATCGCCGCAGGAGCGGGAGGTGGTATCGCCGCAACATTCAATACCCCTCTGGGCGGCCTTCTCTTTGCGGTTGAAATACTGCTCTATGAGGTAAGCGTCAGAACCCTGGTCCCGGTAATTATTGCCACCGCATCGGCAACTTATATCGGTCAGCTCTTTTTTGGCACTTATCCGGCTTTTAAAATTCCAGCCCTTGAATCCCCCTTCTTTCATCTCGACAATCCGCCAGTACTTATCGCCTATATTGGGTTGGGTATTACGATGGGGGTGGTATCAGCCATCTTCATAAGAACTTTCTATGGTATCGAGGACCTCTTTGAAAGACGGTTCCCCGGCAATGACTATGTACGCCACATAACCGGAATGTTCATTGTCGGCTTCATGTTCATGATACTTATGAGGTATACAGGACACTATTACATTGAAGGAGTCGGCTACGCAACGATTCAGGACATCCTTACGATGACCCTTCATGGGGCGGGCTTTCTTCTCATTTTGTTGGCGATGAAACTGGTTGCTACGGCCCTCACGATCGGATCAGGTGGTTCAGGAGGAATTTTCTCACCGTCCCTATTTATCGGGGCAGCCTTCGGAGGGGCCTATGGTATCGTTATCAATCAATTTTTTCCGAACATGGGGATAATAGCTCCCGCATTTGTCGTGGCGGGAATGGCTGGAAGCGTTGGTGGGGTGACTGGGGCGGCCCTGACAGCAATCGTGATGACTCTGGAGATGACCCTTGACTACAGCGTGGTGATTCCTGTGACTATAACCGTCGCAATCAGCTTTGGTGTAAGGAAACTCCTCTGCAGGGAGAGCATCTACACCATGAAGCTTGCCAGACGTGGCCATGTGATGCCGGATGCGCTTCATTCGACTCTTCATAACCTGAGAAGGGCGGAAGAGATTATGGAGACTCGGTTCACCGCGATACCACCGGGTCTTTCCATTCACAAACTGGCTGAGCTGGTTCAGGATGAGCCCGATACTCAGTGGTTTCTCATCACAGACGCGGAAGAACTGGTTGGCCTGTTATCGCGGGAAGCGGCCCTCGAAGCGGTGGTCTCCAGGTCGGGTGCGGAAAATGTGGAATCCGCCTCATCGCTTAGTTTTATAATCGTGAGGGAAGATATTCTATTTTACAATATCATTGTGCGGATGCACCTTGCCAATGCCGCAGCGGCATTAGTGGTTCGGGATGAAGCATTGCAGCCTGGAAACGTGGTTGGCGTTATCGGCAACACCCAGATAACCAAAACGGTTGCCCAAGGAGCTGAATTTTTTCCGGTTCTGTCGGGCGGCAGATAAGTGTGAAAGATTCGGGAGGCTGCTTTTCGTTGGCATTAAGGGGTAATGTTGGTGGTGCCAGCTTAGAATTATAGTAGAGCAAAGTCCTCATAGATAGTTTTAACGAGTTGTCTACAAAGGCTTAGGCACATTTACCTCGGGTGACATAATCAATTGAGGAGGAATTTCCTGTGCCCCCAAAATCTTAACAAACTGTTCCAGTCCGTCGTATATGTTTATCAGTTGCGCGTCCGTTAGAGCTTCAAGTCCACCGACAAGAAGTTCTTGGGCCACATTTGGAGATTGGCTGACTTTTTCGTTCCCGAGAGGGGTAAGCGCAAGTTCGACAACCCGCCTGTCCTTGGTTGACCTTGTCCTTTCGACCAACCCCCTTGCTTCGAGTCGATCAATAATACCGACAACCGTCGCAGGATGTAAATACATCTTGCGAGCCAAATCAGAAAGCTTGATCGGAGCAATTTCGGACATCACTTTGATCGCCCAAAGTTGCGGTCCGGTTAACCCCGTCTCGTGTTCGGCCCTTTTCGACTGTTCATTGACGACCTGAAATACGCGCCGCAAATTATCGATTATGCCCGCCACCAGTTCCGGTGTAGCTTTCATTCCAAACTCCCTTGCCAACACGTATTATGTTTCAATAACATAATTTCAGTCTGTTACACAATCATGCGATTTTTAAAATATTTTCAAAAAGGAACTCTCCCACGGCTTGCTACGAGGAGGTTCATTCCTCATGCGTGCTTTCACCTTCAAATCGATGTAATTCCAGAATTCCGATCATTGAATTGAGGAGTCCGGTCAGTTCCGATTGCTTGGAAAGATAATACGGCGCAGCCGTCTGATCGTCCTCGCCGATATGAATGCCGAATACATCGACATTTCTCAGTCGAAAGACCTCTTCGTCGGTCACATCATCTCCGAAAAATATTGCCCTTTTTAACCCGAAGATATCCATGGCGGCCACAAGTGCCTCTCCTTTGGTAAAGGCTTCCATTGGTAACAGGTTGATCACATATTTGCCGCCTATCCTCCTTGGGCTGGGCTTGAGGTCCCTAATCGCGGCATCTATAAGCGAGAGGGTGTTCGCCTGGTCGGTTGCCTTGCGATAATGGATGGAAAGCGATGCCCCCTTGAACTCGATTTCCACTCCATTTATGCCGTTAAGACGCTCATGGAGCTGATCTTGCCAGGCACTGCTCCATTGCCTGAATTGAGGATTCTGCAGATATGAATCAGCCGGCCATTCTGCACCGTGGTTGCCGATGACCAATTGCGGTTCAACACCGAGAATGTCCAAGGCATCTTGTCGCGCTCTCCCCGTAATAACGCAGAACTTCGCCAGTTTGACAAATTTATCCAAAGTAGTTCGCATCGGTTCGACAATCCGGGCTGCGGAATAATCGTCAACTATCGGTGCCAGCGTGCCGTCGAGGTCGAAGGCGAACAGGGTGTCAGGAGCCACATAGCCGGCAAGGGCAGCAAGTCCCTCCGAATGAAATAAGTATGATGAAGTCATCCTTTCCTCCCTATCCTGGTAGCTAATTTTTCCCGCTGGCGAACACGGGCCGCATCCAGAAGCATCCTGCCGGCCCATCGGTAGACATTGAAATCGCGAACCAGCGCCCGCATACTGTGCATGCGTTCGCGTTGCTCGAAGTCGGGCATGGTGAGCGCGCGATACAGCGCCTCAGCCGTCTGTTCGATATGGTAGGGGTTAACGATGAGCGCTTCGTGCAATTCATGGGCAGCACCGGTAAACTGACTTAGGATCAGCACCCCCAGCTCATCGTCACGGGAGGCTACAAATTCTTTCGCCACCAGATTCATCCCGTCGTGAAGACTTGTCACCATGCAGACGTCCGCTGCCCGGTAGTAATGGTTCACCTCTTCGGGTTCGTGATGTTCCGCTTTGAGGTAGATCGGTTGCCAGCTCCCGTACGAGAAGCGTTGGTTGATGCTTGTGGCCAAGCCCCGGACCTGTGATTCGAACGCTTGGTAGTCTTCAAGTGCCGAGCGGGTTGGTGCAGCAATCTGGATAAAGGTAAAGCGTCCCGCCATCTCGGGATAGAGTTCCAACAGCTTTTCAACGGCTCTGAAGCGCTCAAGTATTCCTTTTGTATAGTCCATCCGATCCACGCCGAGCCCTATTTTGTGATCCGGCAGGAGCCCAAACGCCTTGCGTATTTTCGCCCGGCAACTCTCAACGGTCGGCTGCGAATCTCGCCAGGGCGGGGGCCACTGGATCGAGATCGGATAGCTTTCCACCATCGTCAGTTTGCCGTGACGGGAAATCGTGGAAGATTCGTGCTCGATGCGTGTTTCCAGGTAGCGGTCCACGGTTTCAAGAAAGTTCTTGCAATGGAAGGGGGTATGGAATCCAAGAATTGTGCTGCCGAGCATCCCCTGCAATAACGCCTCTCTCCAGGGGCAGATGCCAAAGGATTCCGGGTTGGGCCAGGGGATGTGCCAGAAGGTGATAATAGTTGCCTTGGGGAGCGCTTTACGGATCATTCCCGGTAGCAGTGCAAGGTGATAGTCCTGAACCAGAATAACCGGATCGTCGCTGTCCGCTTCTTTGGCCACCGCGTCGGCAAATCGCTGATTGATGGCCACATATTGTTTCCAATCGCTGGAACGGAAAATGGGGCGTACGTGAGCAATATGGCAGAGCGGCCAAAGCCCCTCATTGGCAAAGCCGTAGTAATAACCGTTTTCCTCTTCTTTGGTTAGCCAGATCCGCCGTAGCGTATATTCGGGGTGCTCCGGGGGAACCTGAACCCGATCATGGCGATCAACAGTCTCACGGTCGCCCGAACCGCTGCCATGGGCGATCCAGGTGCCGGAACAGGCCCGCATGACCGGTTCAACTGCCGTCACCAAGCCGCTTGCGGGGCGATTGACCTCGATCCGTTCCTCTTTTTTGATATGGATGTATGGTTCTCGATTGGATACGACGATAATCCGTTCACCGGTGAGTTGTTTATGCAGGAGTTGCCGTAGGGAGTCAGGACTCCATGTAATGGTCGCGTCATCGGCAAATCGCCGCTCGGTATCGATCGCCCGTAGGAGTGTGCGCAGATCCCCCACGAGCGGCTGTAATTCAGAAGCTACCGCAGGTTGGGAAAACGGCTTGAGTATGCCTTCGCCGCGCAGCATGGCCCGTACGCCGTCCATCCAACCGCGCCAGCTCAGATGAGCGACAAATACCGTGATGACTGAGATGACAACCCCGAGTAGCGCAAAGACGATAATAATATATTTGCGGGTATCGGCACTGCGGCGCTCGACGAAACTCATGTCGTGAACGAGAATCAGGGAGCCGTTTTTTTGTCCCCCATCCTGTACCATTGGATAAACGGCCACATGAACCGACCCTTGGGGAAGTTGGTGAAGAGGAGGACTTACCGACTTATCGTCTTTTAATACGGCAGATGAGCAGGAAAGGGATTCCGGAAAGGTCGGCGTGCGATAGAGAAGCTTGCCATCGCCATCACAGTAACCAAGAGCCAGCAGGCGCTCGTCCTGTATGACCCGGAGCAGAAGGGCATTGATCTTGGCTTTGTTTCCCTGCTGGAGAAGCTCGGCCAGCGGGTCATGCAGCGTGTTGGCAATCAGGCGGGAGCGGATATCCATATCACGAATGGCCCAACGCATGGTAAGCTTGTCAACCAGGGGTACCACCGCATAGGCAAGTAGTGTCAGTGCGATGACGAGAGGCAAGATGAAGCGCAGTGACAGGCGAAGGGATCGTAGAGTCGACATTACCGTATTCTCCTCTTAAGTGGGTAGTCGCAGCATTTGATGAACCGGATGGCGGCGTTGGTTAATCCGGCCATACTGTGGCTCTCGACAAAATTACCTCCTGTTTTCATGTTAAAACGTCAAGGCGCCTGGCAATGAGACCTTATCGACTATACCGCGCCAGTAGGTGCTTGGACTGCGGTCCTGCTTCGGTGAACCGCCCACATGGACAAGAAGTACATGGAGATACCCATAGGTTCAAACGGCGAGGGCGTTCTCGGGGGCAACGAAGTCGTGTTTCTCGACTTAGCGAAAAAAGGAACCTCCGGCGTCCGGAGCCAGCAGCAACCTTTGCCGATAACCGACTATTCGTTCTGCTTTCTTGGAATATGGTCGATTGCCTGGAACACCCGGCTCTAAGTTGTCGTTAATTTCCAAGGTCCCCGCTTCATTGTCCCCGAGTACAACTACTGAAACCGGCCAACATATTAATTGGTGTTACCAATTATTGGTATATAAATGATAATGGTATATCGTTATCCCGTCAAGGTTTGATTTGGCGACACAACCCAGCTTGTGTAAGATACTTGCTATGTATTATACTGAAATTATTATTTTTTACATATTGTCGTGATGCGGAACTAAAGATGGAACGTTATGCGTTTTAGCGAATAAAACACTACACATCACCGGAACTGTGAATAGTAAAGAGGTATTTGCGATGACGCATCATGGCATTGCTGCCCTACCAGCCAGGGGGCAGGCCCCCCACAGTAGCGTCTGCTTGCTACAATGATTAAGATGACGGATGTTTAATCGGTCTACAACATTGACATTTGGACCTCCTTGTGCCAAGCCTAGCATGGCAGTCGAACCATGGCCGACTGATAACTAAAAAATCGGTGATGAGGAAAATAGATCCATGAAGATTGGGGTTATTGGGGCCGGGGCCGTCGGCCTCTATTACGGAAGTCTCTTGCAGCGTGCCGGCCATGATGTGCGTTTTTTACTGCGGCGGGATTATGACGCCATTACCAGGTCCGGCCTGACCGTCAACTCCCCGCGAGGGAATTTTCATCTTGACCAGGTCCAAGGGTTTCACAATTCCTGCGACATAGGGACTGTCGATCTGGTCCTTGTGGCACTAAAGGCTTTTGCCAATCAACATCTGGTGGAGATGGTGCGCCCGCTCTTGGGAAACAGCACCGCGCTTTTGACCATCCAGAACGGTCTCGGCAACGAAGAATTGCTGGCAGACGCCTTTGGCGGTGATCGTGTCCTAGGCGGAGTGGCCATGATCGGCGTTACCCGCGGCGAGCCGGGTGTGGTGAACCATATGGCGCTCGGCTCCATCCGGCTGGGGGAGTTCAACGGCGGACGTTCGTCGCGAAGTGAGCAACTGGCAACCATGTTCACTACCGCCGGCGTTATCTGCGAGGCGGTAGCCGACCTCCGAAAGATTCGCTGGGAAAAGTTGGTATGGAATATCCCCTTCAACGGTTTGTGCGCCTTGACCAACCAGACCCCCGGTAAGCTGTTGGCCAATCCTGCCACCCGATGTCTGGTTGTGGAAATTATGGATGAGGTCATCTCCGGAGGCAACGCCCAAGGCTTGTCCGAGCCGATCTCCCGGGAATACGGCGAAGAGATGCTGACCAGTACGGTCCGACATACCAGCGACTACCGGCCCAGCATGATGGTTGACCGGCTTGAGGGGCGTCCTTTGGAACTGGAGGCGATCTATCGGATACCGTTGCTTTATGCGGCACGACACGGGGTAAATATGGTCCGGGTCGGAATGCTCCGTGCCCTGTTGGACTTGGGGGAACCGGTTAATCCGTAACGTCCGTTTGCGGCCATCCTCACACCTTTTACTTGACAATGATCAGGTGTAAGGATAGCTATCTGTACTGATATTGTTAGTGGTTAAACTCTGGTGTTTGCACGGGAGCTGGCCGGGAACGGAGGCTGGGGGTGACAACCCCCGGTTTTTTTTTACCCTGAGGCACCGCAAAGAACAGACAACATGAACAGGAAAACAGCCCCATGAAACAGACCATTGAATCACTCTTTCCCGAGGAAGGGCAAATCCCTGAGCCATATCGTATCGATACGCCGATCCGGCAGGACTATTACCTGGTCGCGGGTGAATTGCGGCATTGGGACGGCCCGTTGCAGGATGTTCTTTCGCCGGTCCGGGTCAGAACATCCGGAGGGCTTATCCAGAAGCGGGTAGGGGAGTCGCCACTTCTTAGCGAGGGGGCGGCCATGGAGACTCTTCAGGTAGCGGTGCAGGCTTATGACACCGGTCGTGGGATCTGGCCGACCATGTCGGTGGGGGAGCGCATCCAGTGCGTGCAACGTTTTACGAGCGTCATGCTGGAGAAACGGGAGGAGATTGTCAAGCTCCTCATGTGGGAGATCGGGAAGTCGCTGCAAGAGGCAGAACGGGAGTTCGCGCGTGCCGTTGTCTATATTCACGACACCATCGAGGCATTGAAGGAGTTGGACAGGGTGTCGTCCCGGTTTATCATCCAACAGGGGATCATTGGCCAGATACGGCGTGCTCCTCTGGGGGTCGTGCTTTGCATGGGGCCTTATAACTTCCCGCTCTACGAGACCTTTACGACTCTCATCCCCGCATTGATCATGGGAAACACCATACTGCTCAAGCCGCCCCGTTTCGGTATCCTGCTCTTTCACCCCCTGCTGGAGGCCTTCCGTGATTCATTTCCGCCGGGGGTTGTCAACATGGTCTACGGCGACGGCGAGGTGGTCGTGCCGCCCTTGCTCGCCTCAGGCAAGGTGGATGTTCTTGGTTTTATCGGTACCCATCGGGTTGCGGACGCGCTCCGCGCAACTCATCCCCGCCCCCACCGTTTGCGCTGCGTGCTCGGGCTGGACGCCAAAAACCCGGCCATCATTCTGCCTGATGCTGACCTGGACCTTACGGTGGCCGAATGCCTGAGGGGGAGTCTCACCTACAACGGCCAGCGCTGCACCGCGCTGAAGATCATGTTTGTCCATCGTTCCCTTGCGGATGACTTCGTGGAGCGGATGTCCGCAGGTATAGATGCCCTGAAATGCGGTATGCCATGGGATGAAAATGTGACTATCACGCCCCTCCCGGAACCGGAAAAACCGGGCTATCTGGAAGGGTTGGTGCGGGACGCCCAGGCCCGCGGTGCACGAGTGTTGAACAGGAACGGCGGCATCAACGACGCTTCGTTTTTTTATCCCGCGCTGCTTTACCCGGTCGCCCCAGCCATGCGGGTCTACGACGAGGAGCAGTTCGGACCGGTAATCCCGGTCGTCCCCTACGACGATATCCGGGAACCGATCGACTATGTGGTCGCCTCGAATTACGGCCAACAGGCTAGTATCTTCGGTCGGGATAGTGACCTGCTGTCCCACTTGGTGGATGCCCTGGTCAATCAGGTCTGCCGCATCAACATCAACAGCCAATGCCAGCGAAGCCCTGA
Encoded proteins:
- a CDS encoding chloride channel protein — translated: MSDILERREYGPFVLALLSFLTGIIAGCGAFLFRSLIACFHNLFFYGTFSFSYDANIHMAPSPWGALIIFVPVIGAVIVVYLVRNFAPEAKGHGVPEVMDAIYYNSGVIRPMVAVVKSLASAISIGSGGSVGREGPIAQIGSAFGSTLGQMLRVSLWQCNVLIAAGAGGGIAATFNTPLGGLLFAVEILLYEVSVRTLVPVIIATASATYIGQLFFGTYPAFKIPALESPFFHLDNPPVLIAYIGLGITMGVVSAIFIRTFYGIEDLFERRFPGNDYVRHITGMFIVGFMFMILMRYTGHYYIEGVGYATIQDILTMTLHGAGFLLILLAMKLVATALTIGSGGSGGIFSPSLFIGAAFGGAYGIVINQFFPNMGIIAPAFVVAGMAGSVGGVTGAALTAIVMTLEMTLDYSVVIPVTITVAISFGVRKLLCRESIYTMKLARRGHVMPDALHSTLHNLRRAEEIMETRFTAIPPGLSIHKLAELVQDEPDTQWFLITDAEELVGLLSREAALEAVVSRSGAENVESASSLSFIIVREDILFYNIIVRMHLANAAAALVVRDEALQPGNVVGVIGNTQITKTVAQGAEFFPVLSGGR
- a CDS encoding 2-dehydropantoate 2-reductase, with product MKIGVIGAGAVGLYYGSLLQRAGHDVRFLLRRDYDAITRSGLTVNSPRGNFHLDQVQGFHNSCDIGTVDLVLVALKAFANQHLVEMVRPLLGNSTALLTIQNGLGNEELLADAFGGDRVLGGVAMIGVTRGEPGVVNHMALGSIRLGEFNGGRSSRSEQLATMFTTAGVICEAVADLRKIRWEKLVWNIPFNGLCALTNQTPGKLLANPATRCLVVEIMDEVISGGNAQGLSEPISREYGEEMLTSTVRHTSDYRPSMMVDRLEGRPLELEAIYRIPLLYAARHGVNMVRVGMLRALLDLGEPVNP
- a CDS encoding NADP-dependent glyceraldehyde-3-phosphate dehydrogenase → MKQTIESLFPEEGQIPEPYRIDTPIRQDYYLVAGELRHWDGPLQDVLSPVRVRTSGGLIQKRVGESPLLSEGAAMETLQVAVQAYDTGRGIWPTMSVGERIQCVQRFTSVMLEKREEIVKLLMWEIGKSLQEAEREFARAVVYIHDTIEALKELDRVSSRFIIQQGIIGQIRRAPLGVVLCMGPYNFPLYETFTTLIPALIMGNTILLKPPRFGILLFHPLLEAFRDSFPPGVVNMVYGDGEVVVPPLLASGKVDVLGFIGTHRVADALRATHPRPHRLRCVLGLDAKNPAIILPDADLDLTVAECLRGSLTYNGQRCTALKIMFVHRSLADDFVERMSAGIDALKCGMPWDENVTITPLPEPEKPGYLEGLVRDAQARGARVLNRNGGINDASFFYPALLYPVAPAMRVYDEEQFGPVIPVVPYDDIREPIDYVVASNYGQQASIFGRDSDLLSHLVDALVNQVCRININSQCQRSPDCFPFNGRKNSAEGTQSVADALRIFSIRIVVAARESEANREIITDIVKGRKSHFLSTDFML
- a CDS encoding trehalose-6-phosphate synthase, with translation MSTLRSLRLSLRFILPLVIALTLLAYAVVPLVDKLTMRWAIRDMDIRSRLIANTLHDPLAELLQQGNKAKINALLLRVIQDERLLALGYCDGDGKLLYRTPTFPESLSCSSAVLKDDKSVSPPLHQLPQGSVHVAVYPMVQDGGQKNGSLILVHDMSFVERRSADTRKYIIIVFALLGVVISVITVFVAHLSWRGWMDGVRAMLRGEGILKPFSQPAVASELQPLVGDLRTLLRAIDTERRFADDATITWSPDSLRQLLHKQLTGERIIVVSNREPYIHIKKEERIEVNRPASGLVTAVEPVMRACSGTWIAHGSGSGDRETVDRHDRVQVPPEHPEYTLRRIWLTKEEENGYYYGFANEGLWPLCHIAHVRPIFRSSDWKQYVAINQRFADAVAKEADSDDPVILVQDYHLALLPGMIRKALPKATIITFWHIPWPNPESFGICPWREALLQGMLGSTILGFHTPFHCKNFLETVDRYLETRIEHESSTISRHGKLTMVESYPISIQWPPPWRDSQPTVESCRAKIRKAFGLLPDHKIGLGVDRMDYTKGILERFRAVEKLLELYPEMAGRFTFIQIAAPTRSALEDYQAFESQVRGLATSINQRFSYGSWQPIYLKAEHHEPEEVNHYYRAADVCMVTSLHDGMNLVAKEFVASRDDELGVLILSQFTGAAHELHEALIVNPYHIEQTAEALYRALTMPDFEQRERMHSMRALVRDFNVYRWAGRMLLDAARVRQREKLATRIGRKG
- a CDS encoding DegQ family serine endoprotease, with the translated sequence MRKSRVVQFGVAGFISLLMLFSLATLGCSENKAKTQFIGFPQSFADLAEKVKPAVVNISTTSTITVPGNPFHQFFGPNQGGQNDPFGDFFNHFFDQTPNRKMKQQSLGSGFIINKDGYIITNNHVVNNADEIKVKLSDGREFKAKVIGRDSKTDLALIKISSTFENLPVLALGDSEKMRVGDWVIAVGNPFGLEQTVTQGIISATGRTIGSGPYDDFLQTDAPINPGNSGGPLVNLKGEVIGINTAIIPGGQGIGFAIPSALAKTITAQLKEKGKVVRGWIGVTIQNVTPELAQSFGMKEAKGALVGDVVKGGPAEKGGIRTGDIIVTFDGKNVKTSNDLPRLVAETAVGKSVDITVIREGKEVHASVKVEELTEEKVAAQSSAPVQSFGMKVDNITPQIRQQLGTTEKTGVVVVSVEQGSLADEAGIQQGDVIKQVNRKNVGNVADYNTALGKSGAGQPVLLLVKRGKQTFFVTMERQ
- a CDS encoding MarR family winged helix-turn-helix transcriptional regulator, with translation MKATPELVAGIIDNLRRVFQVVNEQSKRAEHETGLTGPQLWAIKVMSEIAPIKLSDLARKMYLHPATVVGIIDRLEARGLVERTRSTKDRRVVELALTPLGNEKVSQSPNVAQELLVGGLEALTDAQLINIYDGLEQFVKILGAQEIPPQLIMSPEVNVPKPL
- the otsB gene encoding trehalose-phosphatase is translated as MTSSYLFHSEGLAALAGYVAPDTLFAFDLDGTLAPIVDDYSAARIVEPMRTTLDKFVKLAKFCVITGRARQDALDILGVEPQLVIGNHGAEWPADSYLQNPQFRQWSSAWQDQLHERLNGINGVEIEFKGASLSIHYRKATDQANTLSLIDAAIRDLKPSPRRIGGKYVINLLPMEAFTKGEALVAAMDIFGLKRAIFFGDDVTDEEVFRLRNVDVFGIHIGEDDQTAAPYYLSKQSELTGLLNSMIGILELHRFEGESTHEE